A genome region from Myxococcota bacterium includes the following:
- a CDS encoding dicarboxylate/amino acid:cation symporter, with translation MNRPLWIILGLVLGTFLGLLCHQWQGPWLDVVIAYVAQPMGQFFLRLIFMVVVPLVFSSLVIAIVELKDFSKLGRVGVKSLLYTLIAAPISVLVGLVLVTLLQPGAGLDPNIIKQLGPMMPVVPPPVSNQTFTESLVSLIPKNPLLAATKALEGDMVAFMVFSLIFGVALLLVGKDQTKDPLVGVLESLRDVSMKIVDFAMMLAPFGVAGLMFSMTAKFGFSLIGNLGKFVVVVLLGLAVQQFVVFSLILKLYAKKSPLQFFTQIREVMVTAFSTSSSNATLPTSIRVAETNLGLDRNISSFVLTIGSAANQNGTALFEGVTVLFLAQIFGIQLGFDQQIVVLFMSVIAGMGTAGVPGGSIPLIAIVLQSVGIPVEGIGLVLGVDRLLDMCRTVLNVSGDLVCATVVDYSERKNIKTA, from the coding sequence ATGAACCGACCGCTTTGGATTATTCTCGGATTAGTTTTAGGAACTTTCCTAGGTTTGCTGTGCCATCAGTGGCAGGGCCCGTGGCTTGACGTCGTTATTGCGTATGTGGCTCAGCCGATGGGTCAGTTCTTTTTGCGCCTAATCTTTATGGTTGTGGTGCCATTGGTCTTTTCATCTTTGGTGATTGCCATCGTTGAGTTGAAGGATTTTTCCAAATTGGGCAGGGTGGGGGTCAAATCGCTGCTCTATACGTTGATAGCAGCGCCCATATCGGTTTTGGTGGGGCTCGTTTTGGTGACGCTTTTGCAACCGGGCGCTGGGCTTGACCCGAATATTATTAAACAGCTTGGCCCCATGATGCCTGTGGTACCGCCGCCGGTTTCTAATCAGACTTTTACAGAATCGTTGGTTTCGCTTATCCCTAAAAATCCTCTCTTGGCTGCGACCAAAGCGCTCGAGGGCGACATGGTTGCCTTTATGGTGTTCTCGCTGATTTTTGGGGTCGCTTTATTGCTGGTTGGAAAAGATCAAACCAAAGATCCGCTGGTTGGTGTGCTGGAAAGCTTACGCGATGTTTCGATGAAGATTGTGGATTTTGCGATGATGCTGGCGCCATTTGGAGTAGCCGGGCTAATGTTTTCCATGACTGCCAAGTTTGGATTTTCGCTGATTGGTAATCTGGGTAAATTTGTTGTTGTGGTGTTGCTAGGGCTTGCGGTTCAACAGTTTGTTGTTTTTAGTTTAATCTTAAAGCTTTATGCCAAAAAATCGCCGTTGCAGTTTTTTACGCAGATTCGTGAAGTGATGGTCACGGCTTTTTCGACCTCGTCTTCCAATGCTACTTTGCCAACTTCGATTCGAGTCGCGGAGACCAATCTAGGCTTAGATAGGAATATAAGCTCCTTTGTCTTGACGATTGGGTCGGCTGCCAATCAAAACGGTACCGCTTTGTTTGAAGGTGTGACTGTTTTGTTCTTGGCTCAGATATTCGGCATTCAGCTCGGTTTTGATCAACAAATCGTTGTTTTGTTTATGTCGGTTATAGCTGGTATGGGCACCGCTGGTGTTCCAGGCGGGTCAATACCGTTGATTGCCATTGTCCTGCAGTCTGTAGGCATTCCCGTTGAGGGAATCGGTTTGGTGCTCGGAGTCGATCGCCTGCTTGATATGTGTCGTACCGTTTTGAATGTCAGCGGAGATCTTGTCTGCGCAACAGTTGTTGATTATAGCGAACGTAAAAATATAAAGACCGCTTAA
- the pyrH gene encoding UMP kinase, translated as MFKRILLKLSGEALQGSQGFGIDPKVILSMAEEIKEIHAMGIEVALVIGGGNIFRGLAASTQGMDRSSADYMGMLATVLNSLALQDALERQGVPTRVQSAITMSELCEPYIRRRAVRHLEKGRVVIFAAGTGNPYFTTDTTAALRAMEIHADAIFKATKVDGVYDSDPAHNPNAQMFANLTYKDVLNKDLKVMDSTAISLSKDNNMPIYVFNMTEPGNIKRILSGEKIGTVVQE; from the coding sequence ATGTTCAAACGAATTCTACTGAAATTGTCTGGCGAAGCCCTTCAAGGCAGCCAAGGCTTCGGAATCGATCCCAAAGTGATTCTAAGCATGGCCGAAGAAATCAAAGAAATACACGCCATGGGCATTGAGGTAGCGCTTGTGATTGGCGGCGGAAATATTTTCCGTGGCTTGGCTGCGAGCACGCAAGGCATGGACCGCTCATCTGCGGATTACATGGGCATGTTGGCGACTGTTCTTAACTCGTTGGCCCTTCAAGATGCTTTGGAAAGACAAGGGGTGCCTACGCGCGTGCAATCGGCCATTACCATGTCTGAGTTGTGCGAGCCCTACATTCGAAGACGAGCTGTTAGGCATTTGGAAAAAGGCCGTGTGGTTATTTTCGCCGCTGGTACCGGAAACCCGTATTTTACCACCGATACAACCGCAGCGCTGAGAGCGATGGAAATCCACGCCGATGCCATTTTCAAAGCCACGAAGGTCGACGGCGTCTATGACAGCGATCCGGCCCATAATCCCAACGCGCAGATGTTTGCCAATCTGACTTATAAAGATGTTCTAAACAAAGATTTAAAAGTGATGGATTCAACGGCAATCTCACTTTCGAAAGATAACAATATGCCAATTTACGTCTTCAATATGACTGAACCGGGCAATATTAAACGAATTTTGAGCGGTGAAAAAATCGGCACCGTGGTACAGGAGTAG
- a CDS encoding transketolase C-terminal domain-containing protein: MAKTYLEAIALGIQEILEQNPKAYVLGEDVAPPYGNVFMLFKAMPQALWPRFINTPISENAIIGACVGMALEGLLPIAEMQFNDFVASGFNQLVNNAAKARYRLGKPAPFILRMPWGGLRHAGPFHSQDTSAWFYRTPGLKVVAPSTPSDARALLHAASREQDPVLYYEHIALYRDPSLREDLSDEPVELGKAAIRKAGSKLTVISYGAYVHRVLKTLSELDCEILDLRTLVPLDFEAIAQSIRKTGRVLLVGEDTKRGSVLESIGSQIAENLFEQLDAPICVLGSKDTPVPYSPALEADYLTSNEAIYEEAIRLMAY; encoded by the coding sequence ATGGCCAAAACCTATTTAGAAGCCATCGCTTTGGGAATTCAGGAAATTTTAGAGCAAAATCCCAAAGCTTATGTGCTTGGGGAAGATGTGGCCCCGCCGTATGGCAATGTTTTCATGCTATTTAAAGCGATGCCTCAAGCCTTGTGGCCAAGGTTTATCAACACGCCTATTTCGGAGAATGCCATCATTGGCGCTTGTGTGGGCATGGCTTTGGAAGGCTTGCTGCCAATTGCCGAGATGCAGTTTAACGATTTTGTGGCATCGGGCTTTAACCAGCTGGTCAATAATGCTGCGAAAGCACGCTATCGCTTGGGCAAACCAGCCCCGTTTATTCTGCGTATGCCTTGGGGTGGTCTGAGACATGCTGGACCATTTCACTCGCAGGACACATCTGCTTGGTTTTATCGAACACCAGGGTTGAAAGTCGTTGCGCCGTCCACGCCATCAGATGCACGAGCATTATTACACGCGGCCAGTCGGGAACAAGATCCGGTGCTTTACTACGAGCATATCGCTCTTTACCGCGACCCCTCGCTAAGAGAAGACTTGAGCGACGAGCCGGTCGAACTCGGCAAAGCGGCGATTCGAAAGGCCGGATCCAAACTGACGGTAATTAGTTACGGCGCTTATGTGCACCGAGTACTGAAAACTTTGAGTGAGCTCGACTGTGAAATCCTAGACCTGCGAACGTTGGTGCCGCTTGATTTCGAAGCTATCGCTCAAAGCATTCGTAAAACGGGCCGCGTGCTTTTGGTAGGCGAGGACACCAAACGCGGCAGCGTGCTTGAATCAATCGGATCGCAAATCGCTGAAAACCTATTTGAACAGCTGGATGCTCCCATTTGCGTATTAGGTTCTAAAGACACACCTGTGCCATATTCACCGGCGCTGGAAGCAGACTATTTGACGTCAAACGAAGCGATCTACGAGGAAGCAATCCGCCTAATGGCGTATTGA
- a CDS encoding glycoside hydrolase family 19 protein, with product MKLFNSFALSFLISSCLSAEEDYCLASPRERAQVFITEQFKLQNFNNPMHLAYILATAEHETANFTSMKEIGGERKKYAPWYGRGYPQLTHKANYEKYTRFLGVDLMTNPDLMLREDVSARVIVHGMMYGWFTGVNLTHFINPNRCDFVAARITVNARDRAEKIAGVARRWAKWFGNREKPSPDF from the coding sequence ATGAAACTTTTTAATTCTTTCGCTTTAAGTTTCCTAATTAGCTCATGCCTCTCTGCTGAAGAGGATTACTGTCTTGCTAGCCCGAGAGAACGCGCTCAAGTTTTCATCACAGAGCAGTTCAAACTGCAGAACTTTAATAACCCAATGCATCTTGCCTATATCCTTGCTACCGCAGAACATGAAACCGCCAATTTCACTTCGATGAAGGAAATTGGTGGTGAGAGAAAGAAGTACGCGCCTTGGTACGGGCGTGGTTACCCTCAGCTGACGCATAAGGCGAACTACGAGAAATATACTAGATTTCTTGGCGTTGATTTAATGACGAATCCGGATCTGATGCTTAGGGAAGACGTTTCGGCGCGCGTTATCGTTCATGGAATGATGTATGGCTGGTTCACAGGCGTGAATCTGACTCATTTTATCAATCCCAATCGATGTGACTTTGTTGCGGCTCGCATTACGGTGAATGCTAGAGACCGGGCTGAGAAAATTGCTGGGGTTGCTCGGAGGTGGGCAAAATGGTTTGGGAACAGGGAAAAGCCCTCTCCCGATTTTTAG
- the larC gene encoding nickel insertion protein produces MSSSRLLHFDLSNGCTGRSLCAALIDLGVSANILKQAFSAINLNAIQPVYSNHNLEFLDETGRSIDSPAIAQSNISDKNTAFKAKPKWHLSLSHQDAPKMALPDVGDLAKNLDPIPAALFQKAKRFLEDAGHRPSLADYCDMVSFCVLLAELDPSSISASRVPLAFSHDNPNRSVILALSESIPVFEKEWPAPTCDVTGLALLKASASHFGARGESQLLKMGIAKMPEIRALLCQKNVTTGPKLDAVVEISAQITNTQILSEIIHRLNQIGTKKVWTTQVMDQGFGSKTLIKAIALESDKTKVIEALLILAEASDVQVQTIEQFSLLKRVTAVTLGRSQKLQVCRVNECLWGERILRVDPLLEDLQALAKESNSAQEIIRADVLSAWKKSNS; encoded by the coding sequence ATGTCTTCTTCTCGTCTTTTACATTTCGACCTAAGCAATGGTTGTACCGGTCGATCACTTTGCGCTGCTCTGATCGACCTCGGCGTATCGGCCAATATCTTAAAGCAGGCATTTTCTGCCATTAACTTAAATGCCATTCAACCAGTATATTCAAATCATAATTTAGAATTTTTAGATGAGACTGGTCGTTCTATTGATAGCCCTGCCATCGCTCAGTCAAATATCTCTGATAAAAACACCGCCTTCAAAGCAAAACCAAAATGGCACTTATCCCTTTCGCATCAGGATGCACCTAAGATGGCGCTGCCTGATGTGGGTGATTTAGCAAAAAATCTAGACCCGATTCCAGCGGCGCTGTTTCAGAAAGCAAAACGCTTTCTCGAAGATGCCGGCCACCGCCCCAGCCTAGCCGATTACTGTGACATGGTCAGCTTTTGCGTTCTTTTGGCAGAGCTTGACCCCAGCTCAATCTCGGCCAGTCGCGTCCCTCTAGCGTTTTCACACGACAACCCGAATCGTAGCGTTATCTTAGCCCTCAGCGAATCAATCCCCGTGTTTGAAAAAGAATGGCCTGCGCCAACTTGTGATGTCACGGGTCTTGCACTTTTAAAGGCAAGCGCATCTCATTTTGGCGCAAGAGGCGAAAGCCAACTCCTCAAAATGGGCATAGCCAAAATGCCCGAAATCAGAGCGCTACTTTGTCAAAAAAACGTTACCACGGGACCTAAATTGGATGCCGTGGTAGAAATCAGCGCGCAAATCACCAATACGCAAATCCTATCCGAAATCATTCACAGGCTAAATCAAATTGGCACCAAGAAAGTCTGGACCACTCAAGTGATGGACCAAGGTTTCGGATCCAAAACGCTCATCAAAGCTATCGCCCTGGAAAGTGATAAAACCAAAGTTATCGAAGCTCTCTTGATTTTAGCAGAGGCCTCAGACGTTCAAGTTCAAACCATCGAACAGTTCAGCCTACTAAAGCGCGTAACCGCTGTCACCTTAGGCCGCTCCCAAAAACTCCAAGTTTGCAGAGTCAACGAGTGCCTCTGGGGCGAGCGAATTCTACGAGTCGATCCTTTGTTAGAAGATTTACAAGCTCTGGCCAAAGAATCTAACAGCGCCCAAGAAATCATTCGCGCAGACGTGTTAAGTGCTTGGAAGAAAAGCAACTCTTAA
- a CDS encoding Maf family protein, giving the protein MSINLNKYPSKIALASSSPRRRELLQSLGFELTLLDPNIDESQRPDETPENLVLRLAVEKAQAVAHLTDLPIMAADTVVVVEGVILGKPHDIHHARDMILQLSGKEHLVLTGYALSYQNRLVNNLAQTTITFRDLCDYEVDNYLQTGQWAGKAGACTLQGASGPFVNNINGSLANVLGLPLNEVLAALQKVA; this is encoded by the coding sequence ATGTCAATCAATCTTAACAAATATCCCTCTAAAATCGCTCTCGCATCGAGCTCCCCTAGACGACGTGAACTTTTACAAAGCCTTGGTTTTGAATTAACTTTATTGGACCCCAATATTGACGAGTCTCAGCGTCCAGATGAAACGCCTGAAAATTTGGTGTTGCGGCTTGCGGTTGAAAAGGCCCAAGCAGTGGCTCACCTCACGGACCTGCCCATCATGGCTGCCGATACGGTCGTGGTTGTTGAGGGTGTTATCCTGGGCAAGCCGCATGACATCCATCACGCACGTGACATGATTTTGCAGCTGTCTGGCAAGGAGCACTTGGTACTGACGGGGTACGCCCTCTCCTACCAAAACCGACTAGTCAATAATCTGGCGCAAACAACAATTACATTCCGAGATTTGTGCGATTACGAAGTAGATAACTATCTGCAAACAGGCCAATGGGCAGGCAAAGCCGGCGCATGCACCCTACAAGGCGCCAGCGGCCCGTTCGTGAACAACATCAACGGCAGTCTTGCGAACGTCTTAGGCCTACCCCTAAACGAAGTCCTAGCCGCCCTACAAAAGGTTGCATAA
- a CDS encoding thiamine pyrophosphate-dependent enzyme produces MTPIDKKQILYGIILTRAVDNTLKRMFMTSVGFQGKGFRSLGQEAIYAAGYAIKQLGGHNVIAPMIRDLGAILAMTNNDIALALNAQAGKSGLPSHGRDLHVGDLDQGVLSPAAPLAIGTATLVGMGLAMKLKGESRIGVSFMGEGGTSLGEWHEAINFAAVQKLPLIFCIENNQTALSTPLGSQTAAQTFADKAVGYGMPAKTLDGTDPEAIYEAFAWGAKHAQSGKGPVMLELTSMRMCGHAHHDDMLYLGQEPTLSFELPELKTGGYADAKAFAHWRAKDPLKTYASKLVASGICTSIEIDSMKEKALQACEAALAEVKSRPWPKPI; encoded by the coding sequence ATGACGCCCATTGATAAAAAGCAAATTCTGTACGGCATTATTTTAACGCGTGCAGTAGATAATACGCTGAAGCGCATGTTTATGACCAGCGTAGGCTTTCAAGGCAAAGGGTTTAGAAGCCTGGGGCAAGAAGCGATCTATGCTGCTGGGTACGCCATCAAACAGCTAGGCGGACACAACGTCATCGCGCCCATGATACGCGACTTGGGCGCTATCTTAGCCATGACCAACAACGACATTGCTTTGGCGTTAAATGCTCAGGCGGGGAAATCAGGCTTGCCGTCTCATGGCAGGGACTTGCATGTCGGTGACTTGGACCAAGGCGTGCTATCTCCCGCAGCGCCTTTAGCCATTGGCACTGCGACATTGGTCGGCATGGGCTTAGCGATGAAGCTTAAGGGTGAATCCCGAATCGGGGTCAGCTTTATGGGCGAGGGCGGCACTTCTTTAGGCGAATGGCACGAAGCGATTAATTTTGCTGCGGTGCAAAAATTGCCATTGATATTTTGTATTGAAAACAATCAAACAGCTTTATCCACACCACTAGGCTCTCAAACCGCAGCGCAAACTTTCGCTGACAAGGCTGTCGGTTATGGCATGCCAGCCAAAACATTGGATGGCACCGATCCCGAAGCCATTTATGAAGCATTTGCATGGGGCGCAAAGCACGCCCAGTCTGGCAAAGGGCCGGTGATGCTCGAGCTTACCAGCATGCGCATGTGCGGGCATGCGCATCACGACGATATGCTTTATTTGGGTCAAGAGCCAACACTGAGCTTTGAATTGCCGGAGTTAAAAACAGGTGGCTACGCGGATGCAAAGGCATTTGCGCATTGGCGTGCAAAGGATCCTTTAAAAACTTACGCCAGCAAACTTGTTGCATCCGGAATTTGTACGAGCATTGAAATCGACAGCATGAAAGAAAAAGCGTTGCAAGCTTGTGAAGCAGCACTGGCTGAAGTAAAATCTCGTCCATGGCCAAAACCTATTTAG
- the folB gene encoding dihydroneopterin aldolase, with amino-acid sequence MESNTIYIRDLKVACIIGVHAHEREAPQTLVINVKLHLSNLRARCSDKLEDTVDYSKLEQVLVETAQTSRSQLIEKLAQVLADACLAFDSRIKSIEVDLEKPACLKNARSAGINVVSYQMSPRP; translated from the coding sequence ATGGAATCTAATACGATTTATATCCGCGACTTAAAGGTTGCTTGCATTATCGGCGTGCATGCCCATGAGCGAGAAGCGCCGCAAACTTTGGTTATCAACGTCAAGTTGCATTTAAGTAATTTGCGGGCTCGCTGCAGCGATAAGCTTGAAGATACGGTGGACTATTCGAAATTGGAGCAAGTTTTGGTGGAGACAGCTCAAACGAGTAGGTCTCAGTTAATCGAAAAACTGGCGCAAGTTTTAGCGGACGCGTGCCTGGCTTTCGATTCGCGGATCAAAAGCATAGAAGTTGACCTAGAGAAACCAGCGTGCTTAAAAAACGCACGGTCGGCCGGCATTAACGTTGTGAGCTATCAAATGTCACCCCGGCCTTGA
- the frr gene encoding ribosome recycling factor, translating into MLDDICSEAKDQMHKGIEALKKNLATIRTGRASVSLLDGVRVDYYGTPSPIGQVATVSCPDARSLMVKPWDKGMLKPIEKAISEANLGLNPMVDSDVVRVPVPSLTEERRREFAKQAKQRCEDAKVAVRNARRDANEMFKDAVKESTMSEDDEKRGLKVTQDLTDQTIAEIDKLLQHKEAEIMTV; encoded by the coding sequence ATGTTGGACGATATTTGCAGCGAAGCCAAAGACCAGATGCATAAAGGCATCGAAGCTCTTAAAAAGAATTTAGCGACGATTAGAACGGGCCGCGCCAGCGTATCACTGCTGGATGGCGTTCGGGTCGACTACTACGGCACCCCAAGCCCTATCGGTCAAGTCGCCACCGTGAGCTGCCCAGATGCTCGCTCATTGATGGTCAAGCCTTGGGACAAAGGAATGCTGAAGCCTATTGAAAAAGCGATTTCAGAGGCAAACTTGGGTCTAAACCCCATGGTGGACAGTGACGTGGTGCGCGTGCCAGTGCCTTCGCTGACAGAAGAGCGCCGAAGAGAGTTTGCGAAACAGGCCAAACAACGTTGCGAAGATGCCAAAGTAGCGGTTAGAAATGCAAGGCGAGATGCGAACGAGATGTTTAAAGACGCGGTCAAGGAATCGACCATGTCTGAAGATGATGAAAAGCGCGGCTTAAAAGTAACCCAAGATTTAACAGACCAAACCATCGCCGAAATCGACAAGCTTCTACAACACAAAGAAGCCGAAATCATGACGGTCTGA
- a CDS encoding trypsin-like peptidase domain-containing protein translates to MRKILLLLSVTIPSLWLVGFFGDKPAVTPSIANELWVEITPEQSKNSIIPIPSLAPLVNRVKPAVLVVATESVMQRNQQVPPGFEDLFRFFGPGAGGPNMRMPEQKSTGLGSGFIIHPSGLALTNNHVIEGANKIKIKVGGDLKEYDAEVVGTDPDTDVALIQIKSDRKDWPVIPLGSSSRMQVGDFAMAIGNPLGLENSISFGPISARGRRDIQPSGKRGLFDFMQLSAAINPGNSGGALLNMSGEVIGINTAISASGQGIAFAIPIDQVKLILPALKKDGKASRSGMGVKIENVTPELAKELGLAYTYGALVREVMPGSAASKAGIQPGDVIIEFDGKVINDASSLMVEAGLARVGKSAPVKVFREGKTLTFRITLEAINNNKEAALPKAESKGLEELGIRVASHKDQMIQGARIVEVNAHSVAAMVGLEKDDVIIKVNNQLIKDANTLATLVKKVPAGGILRVLLRRGPSTLFVAIQKP, encoded by the coding sequence ATGAGAAAAATCCTACTCTTACTTAGTGTAACAATACCATCGTTGTGGTTAGTCGGCTTTTTTGGGGACAAACCGGCCGTAACGCCCAGTATCGCCAACGAACTTTGGGTCGAAATAACCCCAGAACAAAGTAAAAATTCGATTATTCCTATCCCTTCTCTGGCACCGCTCGTCAACCGCGTGAAGCCAGCGGTGTTGGTGGTTGCCACTGAATCGGTGATGCAGCGTAATCAGCAAGTGCCTCCAGGGTTTGAGGACCTTTTCCGCTTTTTTGGCCCAGGCGCAGGCGGCCCTAATATGAGGATGCCTGAACAAAAAAGTACCGGCCTTGGCAGCGGATTTATTATCCATCCATCCGGTCTTGCATTAACCAACAATCACGTGATTGAAGGTGCCAATAAAATCAAAATTAAAGTAGGCGGTGATTTGAAAGAATACGATGCTGAAGTGGTGGGTACAGACCCAGATACAGACGTCGCGCTAATTCAAATTAAGAGCGACAGAAAAGACTGGCCTGTTATCCCGCTAGGAAGCTCCTCTCGAATGCAAGTCGGAGATTTTGCGATGGCCATCGGTAATCCTCTGGGACTTGAAAACTCTATCTCTTTTGGGCCGATTTCAGCCAGAGGCAGAAGAGACATTCAACCTTCTGGCAAACGAGGCCTTTTCGATTTCATGCAGCTCAGCGCGGCCATCAACCCAGGTAATTCCGGTGGCGCTTTGTTAAACATGTCAGGCGAAGTGATTGGTATCAATACCGCCATCAGTGCCTCAGGTCAGGGCATCGCCTTTGCCATTCCAATTGATCAAGTCAAATTAATCCTGCCAGCGCTCAAAAAAGACGGTAAAGCCTCTCGATCAGGTATGGGCGTTAAAATCGAGAACGTAACGCCTGAACTCGCCAAAGAACTTGGCCTGGCGTACACCTACGGCGCCCTAGTGCGCGAAGTTATGCCTGGCAGCGCGGCCTCCAAAGCTGGCATTCAGCCTGGCGATGTTATCATCGAATTTGACGGCAAGGTTATTAACGACGCAAGCTCTCTGATGGTGGAAGCTGGTCTTGCACGCGTGGGCAAAAGCGCTCCCGTCAAAGTTTTTAGAGAAGGCAAGACTTTGACATTCCGCATCACCTTGGAAGCGATCAACAACAACAAAGAAGCGGCTCTGCCAAAAGCAGAATCGAAAGGCCTAGAAGAACTGGGAATCAGGGTCGCAAGTCATAAAGACCAGATGATTCAAGGTGCGCGCATCGTTGAAGTGAACGCTCACTCGGTGGCTGCTATGGTAGGCTTAGAAAAAGACGATGTGATCATCAAAGTAAATAATCAGCTGATTAAAGATGCCAACACCCTTGCCACTTTAGTGAAAAAGGTTCCAGCAGGCGGCATTTTAAGGGTATTGCTCAGACGAGGCCCAAGCACCTTGTTTGTCGCGATTCAAAAACCGTAA
- a CDS encoding transglycosylase SLT domain-containing protein codes for MDRIKNYFSTKFQVGILWALAICPIPADFWNTEVFNLPTENKVELALKIAPANLDMLRREKLAEILSEVPLKSADMHEKLCVDLAETKASRAYCTNLNFSADKLLQRARVLTTWNRNAEVVAALATVNTCEATYLTGLAHRKLRNYAQARQTLRLAADTCEGDFKKKALFLNARIAAMNPSETAVAVLDDFLAKYPNDSFTDDVLLWKAHTLLDLDREVDGAQVLNQIFNEHPKGDMREQTIFERAMQFARLGQMNPAIHLFETLKTPQGMYWSGRLRMYPQFESLKLNPDRKQRHEGKEILQNLAKEMPFNYYGHWAAQLTKTKSSLKPPVFMLPPSQALKADPTFQIMSCLKEHGKTQEAVWVVDRLMRQYRGENDRFNLANAYLELHRPDKAHQAMRGLGLAFPRTNKPEFVTQFPWYLSFPKAFSEAYHRAAELEKIPVDWLMGLSREESMFDKDVISWAGAVGLCQLMPTTAKLTESQLLDPLVNIDAGAKHLNELSQKLDHPIKIIASYNAGAGPVQRWAKQYAPDVPMDYFVEQIPYEQTRNYVKKVTSAWASYAWLNGRLKKPLYLIQNKP; via the coding sequence ATGGATCGTATTAAAAACTATTTTAGCACCAAATTTCAAGTGGGAATTTTATGGGCCCTCGCCATATGCCCGATCCCCGCCGATTTCTGGAACACAGAAGTATTTAATCTGCCGACTGAAAACAAAGTAGAATTAGCGCTTAAAATTGCGCCGGCTAATCTGGATATGCTGCGTCGTGAAAAGTTAGCAGAAATTCTATCAGAAGTCCCTTTAAAATCCGCAGATATGCATGAGAAACTATGTGTAGATTTAGCTGAAACAAAAGCCTCGAGAGCTTATTGCACTAATCTAAACTTTTCTGCCGATAAGCTTTTACAACGAGCCAGAGTGTTAACCACTTGGAATCGAAATGCTGAAGTGGTGGCCGCTTTAGCCACGGTGAATACTTGTGAGGCAACCTATTTGACAGGTCTCGCTCACCGAAAGCTCCGCAATTATGCTCAGGCTCGTCAAACTTTGCGATTGGCTGCGGATACCTGTGAAGGCGATTTTAAAAAGAAGGCGCTCTTTCTAAATGCTCGCATTGCGGCAATGAATCCTTCGGAAACAGCGGTTGCTGTTTTAGATGACTTTTTGGCCAAGTATCCAAACGACAGTTTTACCGATGACGTACTTTTATGGAAAGCGCACACACTTTTAGATTTAGATCGTGAAGTGGATGGCGCTCAGGTGCTAAATCAGATTTTTAACGAGCATCCCAAAGGCGACATGCGCGAGCAAACCATTTTTGAGCGCGCGATGCAGTTTGCCCGCCTGGGCCAGATGAACCCTGCCATTCATTTGTTTGAAACTCTCAAAACGCCTCAAGGCATGTATTGGTCAGGGCGCCTTCGGATGTATCCGCAGTTTGAAAGCCTGAAGCTAAATCCGGACCGTAAACAACGCCATGAGGGTAAGGAAATCCTCCAAAATTTAGCTAAAGAAATGCCTTTTAATTACTATGGCCACTGGGCGGCTCAGCTAACTAAGACTAAATCGTCGTTAAAGCCCCCGGTTTTTATGCTGCCGCCAAGTCAGGCGCTAAAAGCGGATCCCACTTTTCAAATCATGTCTTGCCTGAAAGAGCATGGAAAGACGCAAGAGGCGGTTTGGGTGGTAGATAGACTGATGCGGCAGTATCGCGGCGAAAACGACCGCTTCAATCTGGCCAACGCTTATTTGGAGCTACACCGCCCCGATAAGGCTCATCAAGCGATGCGTGGTTTGGGCCTTGCCTTTCCTAGAACAAACAAGCCGGAGTTTGTGACGCAGTTTCCTTGGTATTTATCCTTCCCCAAGGCATTTTCTGAAGCCTATCATAGAGCAGCTGAGCTCGAAAAAATCCCCGTGGATTGGTTGATGGGGCTGTCTAGAGAAGAAAGCATGTTCGACAAAGACGTTATTTCTTGGGCTGGCGCGGTAGGTCTTTGTCAACTTATGCCAACCACAGCGAAGTTGACCGAAAGCCAGCTTTTAGACCCGTTGGTTAATATAGACGCCGGCGCCAAGCACTTGAACGAGCTGAGCCAGAAGTTGGACCATCCTATCAAAATCATAGCATCCTATAATGCTGGCGCCGGACCCGTGCAGAGATGGGCGAAGCAATATGCGCCGGACGTTCCTATGGACTATTTCGTAGAACAAATCCCTTACGAGCAAACTCGAAATTATGTCAAGAAAGTGACCAGCGCTTGGGCAAGTTATGCCTGGCTCAATGGCAGGTTGAAAAAGCCTCTCTATTTGATCCAGAATAAGCCATGA